Part of the Ficedula albicollis isolate OC2 chromosome 6, FicAlb1.5, whole genome shotgun sequence genome is shown below.
GGCATTAGCCCCTGTCGCCTGCAGATGGAGGAGGAAATGGACAGACCCCCTCACTGGAAAAATGTgactatttatttttgcagggAGCCTGCCTCTTTCCAAGGCTGTAATTTTTGGTGTCAAACAATAAatggtgtgtctgtgtgcactGTGGGATGTGACTGTGCTCCTCAGGTCTAGCAGTGATGGAAGtatgcagggctgggggctggagggCTCCCCACTGCTGGCACAAGCTGAGGCCAGAGGGCTCTTTCTGGTGTTCCCAAGTGtgctctgcccacagccagcccaCGGGTGGATACAGGGTCACTCCTCAGCGTCACCAACACTGGCTGATGTTCCTTTATTGGGAAGCCATTTGCATCTCTGGCTGGGTGAGTGCCAGGTCCCTCCCTGGGACAAGCCACACAAAGAGCCTCCTGTCCATGAAGTCCCACCCCAGCACACGAACACTTCCCTCTGGCAACCCTAGTCTGTATCATCTGTGGATTTCCAGTGAGTTTATGGGGTGCCTGCAGCCTAcacctccttccctctgcaagATTTGATGGCATGGCTCTGTGCCCACCGCTGCACAGCCCATGCTCTGCACAAATAAACCAAGGGTGACTTGGTCTAGAGCCCCAGGGTGAGTTCAGGTattgctttgtgctgctccttggTGCAAGGGCAGGGACATCCCGAAAGCCGTGTCAGGCACAGGGGATCTACGTGAGCAGCTTGACTCATTTCCTTTGTTGCAAAGTCCAAGTTTCTCTGGAGCAGTGACAGGGCCAGGCCAGCCAGCTCCCCCTCCACTATGTGCAtctctttttattgctttttccaCTTGCCTTCAGATCTAATTGCTAGTTTTTCCTTTGGGCTTTATCTGAAGCTGCACCAGCCTTACCTCCTGCtgtctccctgcagcagagcctgactGCAGAGAGAGCCCTTCACTTGCCTGTCAGTCAGCTGAATCTGTCCTTCAGATTGGCTTGGCCCCTGcttcccccagggctgcccacccttCCAGCAAGCCTTTGGAAAGCATTCAGCTCAGTTTTGTCTGTTCTCCTCTGCCCTGGACCCTCAGCCTCCAGAATTCTGACTACTTCCTGTTTTTCTAGGGCCCATACATGGAGGCTTCTGCCCCCAAGCCTCAGGCTGTCCCTACTGCACCATGTATGTTCCCtgcttcctcttccccttctttGTCTCAGGGATGCCAGCTCACACAGGATTGCTGCTGGCTTCTGTTTCCGCTTGCTGGCTTTGTGGGCATTgcttcttccctgctctgctttctctgcagagccagTGCTGGAAGGCAGGGGGCTTGACCCTCACTCACCGTGTCACTGTGGCCACCtgcacccaaacccagccctggcaaTGAAGATGTCCTCCCCAAATGACTGCACAGCCTTTGCCAAGATGTGGGGcttgctctcagcagctcccccctcagtgcagctccagggcagtgTTCCGATCCCTGGAGCCATGGCTCTAAGAAGAGCTGGGATCCATCCATCATCCTCCTCCCAAGCAGCCCTGGGAGGTGGGTGAGGCCAGCATCAGGCAAGGCCAGCAGAATGGAGagggggcaggggcagctcatTACAAAATACCCACAGTGGATCCACCAGCTCTCCTTTCAGGCTGCACTCTCTCTGCTCACGTGTGTGGTGGCTGCCAAAGTGAGAGGGAAACTCACAGTGCCCCATGGCCACAGCACAAGGCCCCCACAAAGGAAGGTCTCATCAATAACCAGCCAGTCTCTAGGGAACCACTGCATCAGTTTCTCTTCCTCTTGCCAGACCTTTTTCCACCACGGGGACTTTCCACAGCCAAGGTCTTCTCTGGGGGAGACTGCCACATCTTTACAGTGGTTTCGCAAACAATAATCTCTCCAACGGCAGCTCTGAAactgcctggcagcaggattTTGCTGGGCCAGCCAGGTGCTCTCTCTTGCTAGTTTTCCTAAAAAACAGATCATTTTCAGCTCTTAATCCTCCCTTCCTCAACTCTGTGTTGGGCCCAGCCACGCCACGCACAGCCTGGATGGCCCCTCCCTGTGGCACACACGCTCCAGCCTGCCTGTGCAGCCTCCATGGCTTCATAGTGGTAAGCTGAGCACCACAGAGGGAATGGGCTGTCTGGGCATGCTCTTCTAGCCCAGCTGTACCACTTGTGAGCcatgctgggcagcaccagagAGATGAGCCTGGCCACTTTTCACCAGAGGCAGAACAAGATTGCCCTCCTTCTGACAGTGTGTACCCTCACAGCATCCACCACCACCTCAGCAGTGCTTtaggaacatttatttttaaaaggagtcTGTCTTCCACACTTAAGACCACTCTTAAGAGGATTAACACAGGTGAATCTCCCACAGCCCAACAAGGCAACAGACAGCTCCTTTACACCAAAGCCCAAAATGCAGGGGCAAAGCCACAGCCAGGGTCTCCCTCCTGGTGGAGGGGGCCAGGCACCAGGCACCTGAGAGGCTGGAACCTGGATCTTCCTGCACAAACTGCTCTCAAGTTACAGTGATTTTGCAAACAGAGGCACAATATGAGCCAGACAACCCCGACAAAGCCCCTTTGTATGCAAAGGGCAAAGGCAGAGGAGATGGGAACAGAGGGTCTGGGTGTCCTGCAGCACAATCTAAGCTCCcacaaaggaaagggaaaggcagggccagccccaaGCTCACGCAGGCTGCTGCAAGCTGCTCAGCTCAGAAGAGAGTTTGGATACTGCCTGGGACAGAGAGATAAGGGAATTAGGCTGCTCTTTTCAGCTAAGTATCTGCAATCAGTCACAGCTACAGGACTGATCCCAGAGGAATTGTGGCGAGAAAACGTGTGGAGTGCTGCAACTGCTAGCGTTGTGTGCTGGGACCCCCAGTGCCATGGAGCTGTGCCACACTGGCATGCAGCATCTGAGCCCAAAACAGCGGGACTCAGTGGTCCAGCTGCAAGAAACATGCCCTGTTTCTCACAGACAGAGCTTGAAGGTACCACCCAACTCACTGAGCAGAGAAAGGGGGTGGAAGACTGTGTATCCCTGCCTACCACTCCACCACCAGTACTAGAGGATCAGGGATATAGAAGTGGAGTTAAAAAGGAGtcaaacaaactgaaaacaaagtgCTTTGGGCAGGGAGCAATTCTGTAGTCCTGTAGTGCAGCCAGCGTTTTCATCTGCAAATGCACCTGGCATTTGCTCCTCCACTGGCACACACACAATTGCACTTGCTAGGAATACCCGGAAAGCCTGCCCTGGCTCAGAGGAGATCCCCCAACCCCAGCCACCCAACAGGCTCTttgagatgctgctgcttcagggATGCTTCAGAAAGGAGCAGGCttctgcacagccagcacaggtaggatttcccttccctgtgcacCCAGTGCTTGGCATGATGTTGTCCTTCCTCCCTTCACACACTGTCATCCTGTAGCAGTGCTGAGGGTGAGGAAGTCCTTGCCATGGATGGCTGAGGAACATCATCAGCTACTGCTTTTGAGGGGATTTTGTGCTCCCggggtggggtgggaggggggaAAGTGGTGCTCTGCAGGGCATCTGAGTACATCTCGTCCTGGACACTGGGACGCTGCACAACCCTTTGCAGCAGTGGCTTAAGCAAGCCCACAGTCAGCTGGTTCCCCTCGCTGGAGAAAGGCACTGGGTCCTCCTGGGAATgagggaggtgctgcaggaccGTGGTGAGGATGTCTGAGGCAGTGAGCTCAGCGGGGCACAGCGGCCACAGCCTGTCCAGGTAAGGGTCCAGCTCCCGGTGCTGGGCAAACTCAGCCAGCAGTGTGATGAATATCTCCTTGTTAAGCAAGGGGCTGAGTTTGGAGAACTTCTCTGCCACCTCCACCACCCGCTGCCACTGCTTGAGACGGATGAGAAGGTGCAGGGCTTGCAGCACAGCCTTAGGCCtcttgctgcagagcagcagttccagcTCCATCTCATCATCTGCCTCGCCGTGTTTGTTCTTTCGGgccagcactcccagggctCTCTTGTACAGTGGCACCCGGCCCTCTGGGCCCTCCTTGCTGCTGTATGACCAAGAGCTGCTAACATACTGCTGGGTCAGCTCCACAAAGCTGGGCAACCACTTGGGTCTGAACCTCAGGAAGGAGGCGCAAATGAGCTCAAAGAGTGGGACCATCCCGTTCTGACCCACctcctccagctgtggctgaCACAGGACCTTCTTCCATACCTCTGGGGTGGCCCTGGCTACCAAGAGGCCATCCCcattttgctgcagctgcaggcagctccttaTGGCCTTCCAGGCAGCCTTGGGGAAGGAGGCAAAGACAGAGTTCAGATAGGCCAAGTTGTCCGTGTCCATGTCAGACTGCAGAATGCGGCTGACCTCCTGCTCCACTAGCTCCTTGCAGTAGCTTTCCACCTCACTCTCCGGGGCACACACCACACAAGCCTTGAGGAGCTCCAGGCTCATGtagctctgcagctccaggctcacTGTGCTCAACAGCTTGGCGTAAGTGTCTTGCAGGCCTTGGGCTGGCTTCTGCTTCTGgtggaggctgtgctgcaggatggcAGCGAGGACCACAGGAGCCTGGAACGTACCACCTTTCTTCAACTTCTCCACTGTAAgcttggagctgctgaggctCCTCCTCTGGTAATATCTGCAGGCCTCCTCAAACACCATCTCCACCAGGCATGGCTCAGGCCTACTGCTGTCCTCAGGTTTGGAAAAGCTAAAGCTGTAAATGCCAGTCTGACTGAGGAGCTGGATACTGTCCTCCTCTCCCTGTGACTCCAGGAAATGCACTTCTTTCATGCTCAGGACTTCCTTTTCTACAAGCCTTCCACTGTTCTGGTCGACAAGGTACAGTACTCCAGCCAGCACGCAGGCCAGGATGCTGCCAAAGGTCTTCAGCTGGACAGAACTTCCTTGGGCCAGGGGACCGCCCTCCAGGTCAAAGATATGCCTCTGTGTCCCGTCTGTCTCCACCATACTCACAGAACCCTTTGTGCTCACCAGCAGCAGACCCCCGCTGTTGGACACAGTGGAAGTGTGAATGTCCAGAGGTGCAAAACCTGAGAGAAGCCCCACAGAACCCAGGAGGAGCTTCCTGAAGTCTGACTCGCTGCTGGAGCGCAGCACCTTGCTGTGGATGAAGCCTGCAGAGGGGGCTGTGATGATGAACTCCGCCTTCTCTGGATGCCAGATGAGGAGGAATTTGGAAGTGGtggcaaagccagcagcagcaggcactaGGAAGACGTGTTGGGGAGAGGCCAGGACCCGGTACTCGGGGCTGTTGTGCAGGACTATCCTCACCGCGCCCAGCCGCACGCCTTGCTCCCCCACCTCCAGAGCGCGGGCACAGACGCAGAACCTGAAGGCACACTTGCTCATGTCCGAGTGGGCACCCAGCGGCGGCCTCTCCTCACACCACACCAGGCTGGCTCCCTGGCTGCACACCGACACCACTCGTGCCCgggcaccctggcacagctccagcgtctgcagcagctgccagcccacGGCCACCACGAAGTGCCAGACCTCGGTCCGGCCATGCTCCCACACCACGGCCAGCACCCAGGAGCCCGGTGCCGCGGGgctctgcaggaagagcagtCCCACCGGGGCCGGCTGGGGCGGCTGCCAGCTCCGCTCCAGGTCGGCTCCAGCGATGCTGTGGCGCTGGAAGGCCACCACCCGGctcttctgcaggagcaggagatgctgcccGTCGGGGCTGGACTGGACGCGGCTGAGCTCTTCTCCGCGGCACAGCAACTCCCGCAGCCAGTGGCCtcggctgggggggggggggggggggggggggggggggggggggggggggggggggggggggggggggggggggggggggggggggggggggggggggggggggggggggggggggggggggggggggggggggggggggggggggggggggggggggggggggggggggggggggggggggggggggggggggggggggggggggggggggggggggggggggggggggggggggggggggggggggggggggggggggggggggggggggggggggggggggggggggggggggggggggggggggggggggggggggggggggggggggggggggggggggggggggggggggggggggggggggggggggggggggggggggggggggggggggggggggggggggggggggggggggggggggggggggggggggggggggggggggggggggggggggggggggggggggggggggggggggggggggggggggggggggggggggggggggggggggggggggggggggggggggggggggggggggggggggggggggggggggggggggggggggggggggggggggggggggggggggggggggggggggggggggggggggggggggggggggggggggggggggggggggggggggggggggggggggggggggggggggggggggggggggggggggggggggggggggggggggggggggggggggggggggggggggggggggggggggggggggggggggggggggggggggggggggggggggggggggggggggggggggggggggggggggggggggggggggggggggggggggggggggggggggggggggggggggggggggggggggggggggggggggggggggggggggggggggggggggggggggggggggggggggggggggggggggggggggggggggggggggggggggggggggggggggggggggggggggggggggggggggggggggggggggggggggggggggggggggggggggggggggggggggggggggggggggggggggggggggggggggggggctcgtCTCCCGCCGGTAACGCCGCCGTGCCCCGGTGCCGGCCCTGAGGAGGCCTCGGGCCCTGCCGCAGCCCAGCCCTCCGGCTGCTCCTGGGCCGCGCCGTGCCCCGGCTGCCGGCTGCTTTGGGGTCAAATAACTCCTCGGAAAAGAACAATTCGCTGGTCATTCCAGTTGTCTGGTTTACCTCGCCCTTCTCCGAACACCTGTATGGGCAAAGCAAAGGGGAACAGCAAGCAGTGGTAGAGCGGTGGGAGCTTGCGGCGTTCATTATACTGAAGGCAGAGGCACTTGCTGCATGAGCAAGCCGCGGCCTCGGTCAAACCCTGTTGCGTATGTCGCTGTAACAAAGTTTGCTCTTCAGCAGAGACTGTAATCTGAATGTGTGATGAGAGCTAATTAGGGTGAGCAGGTGGGTGGAATATGCAAAGCAATGAGATAATTTGAATTACTGCGATACGTGGTGATTGCAGTTCACCAGCTGTTTGAACTCTAGTGGGAAGTGtgacaaaaatgcagaagaggAATTTCgaggggaggaagggacagCAGTTTGGCTTTCCAGTAATAATGGTTTGATCCACTGTGTCATTTATGGCACTTTTGCTGTGTGTAAAGAGATACCGTGGGCGGGGTATATACAGTGTAAAAATCTTAAAACAGTTACTGGCTCTCATGCACAATAGGAACAGTGAGGCTTTAATGAGCTGCTGGGTTAAGCGTTCATCTGCTCCCTCCCCCTGCTAACACACCAGGCAGCCATGCACACATCCCTTAGGAGGGGAAGGgtcagcctctgctgctcagagttGCTGAGCTGTTATATTCTGGCTCCCtatttttgagggttttttggttttaattttttttttaaacttgcgCCATATCATGTTTGCATTTTAACTCCTGAGTACTTGTGCTGCTGATGGTACGTATCTCAAAAATGTTACCTACTCTGCAGGTCCACCCTTCTTACCTTGGCATGACTTTACTGTGCAGCCTCTTAGAACATAGCAGCTACCTCAGAAGTCAGAGCCGAGGTCATGCAGCTGCACTGTATTTGGCATGGGTCTTGCATCCACACCACCAGCTGAAACCATGGGAAAAGGGCATGGGAAGGTTACAGGGagagtgtttttcttcagaaggaaGGCATTTGAAAAAGTCTGCAAGTGACATGAGCTTTTAGGTGGGAGTGTAAAGGCAGTGCAGAATATTTCATGATGAACTATGTGGGATGGGTTCTAAAGGGTTCAAAAAGTGAAAACCCAAAGTCATCTTCTGACATGAGAGAGCTGCTCATGGTAGCCAGGAATACAGAGAGGAAGTGAGGTGAAATGAAACAATTATCTCCTATGAAAA
Proteins encoded:
- the HPS6 gene encoding Hermansky-Pudlak syndrome 6 protein, translating into PSRGHWLRELLCRGEELSRVQSSPDGQHLLLLQKSRVVAFQRHSIAGADLERSWQPPQPAPVGLLFLQSPAAPGSWVLAVVWEHGRTEVWHFVVAVGWQLLQTLELCQGARARVVSVCSQGASLVWCEERPPLGAHSDMSKCAFRFCVCARALEVGEQGVRLGAVRIVLHNSPEYRVLASPQHVFLVPAAAGFATTSKFLLIWHPEKAEFIITAPSAGFIHSKVLRSSSESDFRKLLLGSVGLLSGFAPLDIHTSTVSNSGGLLLVSTKGSVSMVETDGTQRHIFDLEGGPLAQGSSVQLKTFGSILACVLAGVLYLVDQNSGRLVEKEVLSMKEVHFLESQGEEDSIQLLSQTGIYSFSFSKPEDSSRPEPCLVEMVFEEACRYYQRRSLSSSKLTVEKLKKGGTFQAPVVLAAILQHSLHQKQKPAQGLQDTYAKLLSTVSLELQSYMSLELLKACVVCAPESEVESYCKELVEQEVSRILQSDMDTDNLAYLNSVFASFPKAAWKAIRSCLQLQQNGDGLLVARATPEVWKKVLCQPQLEEVGQNGMVPLFELICASFLRFRPKWLPSFVELTQQYVSSSWSYSSKEGPEGRVPLYKRALGVLARKNKHGEADDEMELELLLCSKRPKAVLQALHLLIRLKQWQRVVEVAEKFSKLSPLLNKEIFITLLAEFAQHRELDPYLDRLWPLCPAELTASDILTTVLQHLPHSQEDPVPFSSEGNQLTVGLLKPLLQRVVQRPSVQDEMYSDALQSTTFPPPTPPREHKIPSKAVADDVPQPSMARTSSPSALLQDDSV